The Candidatus Caldatribacterium sp. nucleotide sequence AGACAGGGTGGTTCCTGGCAAAGTCGAGGACCTCAGTTAGGATACAGGCCTCTCTTCTTTTTTGTCTACCCTACCTGTTGCAGATCTGTGTGAACCGGGACAGCCCCTTGAGCACTCTTCAAGGAGTGCCGAAGCCGTCACGTCATCGGTGATGAGGATGTTGACGTAACCTCCCCGAAGGGCACCAAGAATCGGCTTGAGCTTCCCCTCTCCTCCCGCCACTCCAATGACCTTTGGAATCCTTTTGAGGTCCCGCAAGGTGAGGGAAATCCTTCGGGAATCAGCCTGCGTGGGAACCTCTTTTCCCTCTAAATCGTAGAAGTTCCCGCAAATGTTACCCACCGCTTTTTTGGCAATGAGCTCATCCACCTCGTGAGGGTAAATGTCTCCGGTGTCAAGGAGCGTGGAACTTGAGGTAACACCCCCAATGCCCACAAGGGCGATATCGACTCGGCGGGCAAGCTCAAGAACCCGAGCGATGCGCTCATCCTGAAGGAGGGCATTCCGGGCCTCCGGGTCCTTTGCGAACGCAGGGGCAAGAAGGTACACCACGCTCCCCCCAAAGCTCTGTGCCAACGCCCGGGCAAGC carries:
- a CDS encoding sugar-binding transcriptional regulator, with the protein product MPKRRDDSALIAEVAKLYYYEDLTQDQIGEVLGLSRQKVSRLLHRAKEEGIVQIRVLEAQEDTKVLEERLRERFNLRDVRVAATFARDADTVTKRIAQVAASYLRSIIEPHTSLGVAYGKTLFAMVPFLVARPVPGFQVVQIMGGYGKLKGDVVAVELARALAQSFGGSVVYLLAPAFAKDPEARNALLQDERIARVLELARRVDIALVGIGGVTSSSTLLDTGDIYPHEVDELIAKKAVGNICGNFYDLEGKEVPTQADSRRISLTLRDLKRIPKVIGVAGGEGKLKPILGALRGGYVNILITDDVTASALLEECSRGCPGSHRSATGRVDKKEERPVS